CGTGGCGAAGCTGGCCAGGCTGCGCTTCCCGGACCGCGCGGTCCCGGGCGACCTGCACGCCACGATCCTGGAGATGGGCCAGCTCGCGCAGCGCCTGATGGCGAAGGCGGCGGAGGTCATCATCACCAAGGACGTCGACCTGGCGCTCCAGCTGGAGCAGGACGACGACGAGATGGACCTGCTGCACCGGACGCTGTTCCAGCACCTGATGGACGACCGCTGGAAGCACGGCATCGAGACGGCCGTGGACGTGACGCTGCTGGGCCGGTACTACGAGCGGTTCGCCGACCACGCGGTGTCGGTGGCGAAGCGCGTGGTGTACCTGGTGACGGGCGAGCACGCGGACGAGCTCCAGCAGCCGGAGACGCCGGTCGAGGGGGCGTA
This genomic window from Streptomyces thermolilacinus SPC6 contains:
- the phoU gene encoding phosphate signaling complex protein PhoU; the protein is MRDAYHEELDSIGEGLVEMARLVGSAIGRATTAMLDADLKLAEAVIAADQKIDDLQHDLEARAIALLARQQPVATDLRIVVTSLRMSADLERSGDLAQHVAKLARLRFPDRAVPGDLHATILEMGQLAQRLMAKAAEVIITKDVDLALQLEQDDDEMDLLHRTLFQHLMDDRWKHGIETAVDVTLLGRYYERFADHAVSVAKRVVYLVTGEHADELQQPETPVEGA